One Helianthus annuus cultivar XRQ/B chromosome 12, HanXRQr2.0-SUNRISE, whole genome shotgun sequence genomic region harbors:
- the LOC110869076 gene encoding uncharacterized protein LOC110869076 gives MTAGGECVCNDVVRKVEIEDKCGVTVDDNVGGDGNSNGNVNGYVGGDVKDDPDDSSYVFVGGGVEVSSGEFDCKSDSVDGVDQVKKEEFGVENGGIYVDPLALESNVSEVEDVVKDDVSLENGSTVDRSVVVESNAIVQDVNGGVDKISGEDQAVVKSTEEEDDSNGIENVETKMDGVGSGFTFDVESTPNTIESSHVTVAESDSTVHPSDVTITQPLTTPDVINITDESLSTPNTTSSTNGVVMVNDGPECISNLTDKADDGSVKPAEDLESQVTADASEYTVSPTEEQEGQVTVDEFVKPAEDLESEVTADASESTVRPTEEQEGQVTVDESGKPAEDLECQVSANGSESNASPTEEQEGQITVNESGKPSEDLECQVSADRSESNASPTEDQEGQVTVNESGKPSEDLEYQVSVDRSESFVSPTEEQEGQQTVDESGRPSEALASHVTADEPESFERLKKEREGEVSVDGSDSIGNLVDNQECSASVESEPSGGHTEEVDGKSEEHQEVLVITSEINVEAEPNYVGGGLKTEHQSVTVSVPCQFDNNKTEVTDIGLSTESEENPASGLLLSENTDAPANGQAEKFNGVSETEADISVPLMVNAKKEKSEEKHEKQMEESSETPLEVTESVEIEAISEDKKEHVKEEDEIRESQIVAPDIVEDDLNLEDNTTESANDAEETNKESIIHVSTALHYEVSNSIDKPQEGFQPDGSSENIETVDLVISEHNNRELLVVKDSDSLSTPDELTVVEHVKVEDEIRESHIAATDISEDDLNLENNTTESANEPEVTLETETNVESIIHENTASQYEVSDSIDKPQEGFQPEGSSGNIETVDLVISECNNSELLVKDNGSLSTTVDYVPHVVTKDRSSEGMDCGTGVENVDASDFEVKGAEVKDAPDESVPHLVTENMSAEGTDSGTGVENIDSPDAEEKENEVNNVPVGGHSTLSFSDTIVNSGAVIEFGSIGRHETTHNTQNEEAEDIDAIQSDEIPTSSVEGSVIDAIDVQNEVDEVLPYNFLIKIPRCEDENLRDQIRSAQLLVEEKTRVRDAIRVEIQQKRASLKAHNEAYNAAKTEETAARRLVRLKRQEIDAVQVVINRLKNAMSVEDIDGRILNMERMIQHETLLLKDEKQFIREIKQLKTLREQLASNMGSPEEIRQAIDQKDQNEERMKTLRKELESLKDKASKAEAAVRTAGKTYNEESRMERELQARFRAADDVRQNAYAQLNSLRKLSYDKNKNFRQFKEDLMAARDFASHGNKDALHRLCANQVETFMEQWNNNDEFRKEYVSRCNVNASRRQRTLDGGPLVPDDVAPVLPGNVNEKVDNSAVSVSIPGEVKSVSVVSSTEKKHADSSSNTSNRSIENVSGQKHQTLKTKGAAKPTSVKSDDVAVVTELAIDNKKEEENTPTKEETELAKKAEELRKEEIAAKLKEQRRLEEKAKALEALERKKRNAEKAQIRAELRARREAEQKEKEREKRLRKKEKKKTGGGDEGVNREEAVVASSESANEAATKDTEIVSKEKSKKKTAPPPPPHVIKQQQQLKPKPIPPPLVNRNRKRWQQWGKWALAVAAIFFLFMLGNTSYIRLKFNGLI, from the exons ATGACGGCTGGTGGTGAGTGTGTGTGTAATGATGTAGTGCGTAAGGTAGAGATTGAGGATAAGTGTGGTGTTACTGTTGATGATAATGTCGGTGGTGATGGTAATAGTAATGGTAACGTGAATGGTTATGTCGGTGGTGATGTCAAGGATGATCCGGATGATTCGTCGTATGTGTTTGTTGGTGGTGGTGTTGAGGTGAGTTCTGGTGAGTTTGATTGTAAATCTGATTCGGTTGATGGAGTTGACCAGGTGAAGAAGGAAGAGTTTGGTGTGGAGAATGGGGGGATATATGTTGATCCGTTGGCGTTAGAGAGTAATGTGTCTGAGGTTGAAGATGTTGTTAAAGATGATGTGAGTCTCGAGAATGGATCTACTGTTGATCGTTCGGTGGTGGTAGAGAGTAATGCTATTGTTCAGGATGTGAATGGTGGTGTTGATAAGATCTCAGGGGAAGATCAGGCGGTTGTTAAGAGTACTGAAGAAGAGGATGATAGTAACGGGATTGAAAACGTTGAAACCAAAATGGACGGTGTTGGTTCTGGGTTTACTTTTGATGTAGAGTCTACTCCGAACACGATAGAGAGTTCTCATGTTACAGTCGCTGAGTCGGATTCCACTGTTCATCCATCCGATGTGACGATCACTCAGCCATTGACTACACCTGATGTAATCAACATAACAGACGAGTCATTATCTACCCCCAATACAACTAGCAGTACAAATGGTGTAGTGATGGTTAATGACGGGCCGGAGTGTATTAGTAATTTAACCGATAAGGCAGATGATGGGTCTGTCAAACCGGCCGAAGATTTGGAATCCCAAGTAACAGCTGATGCATCAGAGTATACTGTAAGTCCAACCGAGGAACAAGAAGGTCAAGTAACAGTTGATGAATTTGTTAAACCGGCCGAAGATTTGGAATCCGAAGTAACAGCTGATGCATCAGAATCTACTGTAAGACCAACCGAGGAACAAGAAGGTCAAGTAACAGTTGATGAGTCTGGTAAACCAGCTGAGGATTTGGAATGCCAAGTTTCAGCCAATGGGTCAGAATCTAATGCAAGTCCCACAGAAGAACAAGAAGGTCAAATAACAGTCAATGAGTCCGGTAAGCCATCTGAGGATTTGGAATGCCAAGTTTCAGCTGACCGGTCAGAATCTAATGCAAGTCCAACAGAAGATCAAGAAGGTCAAGTAACAGTCAATGAGTCTGGTAAGCCATCTGAGGATTTGGAATACCAAGTTTCAGTTGACCGGTCAGAATCTTTTGTAAGTCCAACGGAGGAACAAGAAGGTCAACAAACAGTTGATGAGTCTGGTAGGCCATCTGAAGCTTTGGCTAGTCATGTTACAGCAGACGAGCCAGAATCTTTTGAAAGACTAAAAAAGGAACGAGAAGGTGAAGTGTCAGTTGACGGGTCAGATTCCATTGGCAACTTAGTTGACAACCAAGAATGTTCAGCATCGGTTGAGTCAGAACCTAGTGGTGGTCATACCGAGGAAGTAGATGGAAAGTCAGAAGAGCATCAAGAGGTTTTAGTTATCACCTCAGAGATCAATGTAGAAGCTGAGCCAAATTATGTCGGTGGTGGGTTAAAGACTGAGCATCAAAGTGTGACGGTGTCCGTTCCTTGCCAATTTGACAACAATAAAACTGAAGTGACAGACATTGGATTAAGCACAGAATCGGAAGAGAATCCAGCCTCGGGACTTTTGCTGTCTGAGAACACTGATGCCCCAGCCAATGGGCAAGCTGAAAAGTTTAATGGAGTTTCTGAAACCGAGGCTGATATAAGCGTACCATTAATGGTTAATGCCAAGAAGGAAAAATCAGAAGAGAAGCATGAGAAGCAAATGGAGGAAAGCTCAGAAACACCGCTTGAAGTTACAGAATCTGTAGAAATTGAGGCGATTTCTGAAGACAAGAAGGAGCAtgtcaaagaagaagatgagaTTCGGGAATCTCAGATAGTGGCTCCAGATATTGTTGAAGATGATTTGAACTTGGAGGATAACACAACCGAATCTGCCAATGATGCTGAAGAAACTAACAAGGAGTCCATTATTCATGTGAGCACAGCTTTACATTATGAAGTCAGCAATTCTATTGATAAACCTCAAGAAGGCTTCCAACCGGATGGAAGTTCTGAAAATATTGAAACTGTTGATCTTGTGATATCCGAACACAATAACAGGGAGTTGCTTGTTGTTAAGGACAGTGATTCACTCTCTACTCCTGATGAATTGACAGTAGTAGAGCATGTTAAAGTAGAAGATGAGATCCGGGAATCTCATATAGCGGCTACAGACATCTCTGAAGATGATTTGAATTTGGAAAATAACACAACAGAATCTGCTAACGAGCCTGAAGTAACATTGGAAACAGAAACTAACGTCGAGTCCATTATTCATGAGAATACAGCTTCACAATATGAAGTTAGCGATTCAATCGATAAACCTCAAGAAGGCTTCCAACCGGAGGGTAGTTCTGGAAATATTGAAACTGTTGATCTCGTGATATCTGAATGCAATAACAGTGAGTTGCTAGTTAAGGACAACGGTTCACTCTCTACTACTGTAGATTATGTACCTCATGTGGTTACAAAGGATAGATCTTCTGAAGGTATGGATTGTGGAACTGGGGTCGAAAATGTCGATGCATCTGATTTTGAAGTAAAAGGAGCTGAAGTTAAGGATGCACCTGATGAATCTGTACCTCATCTGGTTACAGAGAACATGTCAGCTGAAGGTACGGATTCTGGAACAGGGGTCGAAAATATCGATTCCCCTGATGCTGAAGAAAAAGAAAACGAAGTTAACAATGTCCCAGTTGGAGGTCATTCCACATTAAGTTTCTCCGACACAATTGTGAACAGTGGAGCTGTGATTGAGTTCGGCTCAATTGGGCGTCACGAGACAACTCATAACACACAGAATGAAGAAGCCGAAGACATTGACGCCATTCAAAGTGACGAGATTCCTACTTCATCCGTAGAGGGTTCTGTTATCGATGCCATTGATGTACAGAATGAAGTAGATGAGGTTTTACCATATAACTTCTTGATAAAGATACCTAGATGCGAGGATGAAAACCTTCGGGACCAGATTAGAAGTGCACAGTTGCTAGTTGAAGAGAAGACACGTGTTAGAGACGCAATCCGAGTGGAGATCCAACAAAAAAGG GCAAGTTTGAAAGCTCATAATGAGGCATATAATGCAGCAAAAACGGAGGAAACCGCAGCAAGGCGATTAGTTAGATTAAAGCGACAGGAAATAGACGCGGTCCAGGTTGTTATCAACAGGTTAAAAAATGCAATGTCGGTTGAAGATATTGATGGCAGG ATATTAAATATGGAGCGGATGATACAGCATGAAACATTgcttttaaaagatgaaaaacagTTCATTCGTGAGATTAAGCAGCTTAAGACTCTACGCGAACAGTTAGCGTCTAATATGGGAAGCCCAGAAGAAATACGACAGGCTATAGACCAGAAAGATCAAAATGAGGAACGCATGAAG ACTTTGAGAAAGGAACTGGAATCGTTAAAAGATAAGGCTTCAAAAGCTGAAGCTGCTGTCCGAACAGCTGGGAAAACATACAATGAGGAAAGTAGAATGGAAAGAGAACTCCAAGCTCGGTTCAGAGCTGCAGATGATGTTCGCCAAAATGCGTATGCTCAGTTAAACAGTTTGAGAAAACTATCATATGACAAG AACAAAAATTTCCGCCAGTTCAAGGAAGATTTAATGGCAGCAAGGGATTTTGCATCACATGGAAATAAAGATGCACTTCATCGTTTGTGCGCAAATCAG GTGGAGACGTTTATGGAACAATGGAACAACAATGATGAGTTCAGGAAAGAGTATGTCAGCAGGTGCAATGTAAATGCAAGCAGGCGACAACGGACACTGGATGGCGGGCCACTCGTTCCTGATGACGTGGCGCCTGTACTGCCCGGTAATGTGAATGAGAAAGTTGATAACAGTGCAGTTTCTGTTTCTATTCCCGGTGAAGTGAAATCTGTGTCAGTTGTTTCATCTACTGAAAAGAAGCACGCAGATAGTAGTAGTAATACTAGTAATAGATCTATTGAGAATGTATCGGGTCAAAAACACCAGACATTGAAAACCAAGGGTGCTGCAAAACCGACGAGTGTGAAAAGTGATGACGTGGCAGTTGTTACCGAGTTGGCGATCGACAATAAAAAGGAGGAAGAGAATACGCCGACAAAAGAGGAGACTGAGTTGGCTAAAAAGGCTGAGGAACTGAGGAAAGAAGAGATTGCCGCCAAGTTGAAAGAGCAACGCCGCCTGGAGGAAAAGGCTAAGGCACTCGAGGCACTCGAGAGGAAGAAACGAAACGCTGAAAAGGCCCAAATCAGAGCGGAGCTGCGGGCCCGCAGGGAAGCTGAGCAAAAAGAAAAG GAGAGGGAGAAGAGACTGAGAAAGAAGGAAAAGAAGAAGACAGGCGGCGGAGATGAAGGCGTAAACAGAGAAGAAGCGGTGGTGGCAAGCTCAGAGAGTGCAAACGAGGCGGCGACTAAAGATACCGAAATCGTTTCGAAGGAGAAGAGTAAGAAAAAaacagcaccaccaccaccaccacatgtCATAAAGCAGCAGCAGCAGTTGAAACCGAAGCCCATCCCGCCACCACTCGTGAACCGAAACCGGAAGCGGtggcaacaatgggggaaatgggCTCTTGCTGTTGCTGCTATCTTTTTCTTGTTTATGTTGGGTAACACCAGTTACATTAGGCTTAAGTTTAATGGCCTCATCTGA